One Littorina saxatilis isolate snail1 linkage group LG1, US_GU_Lsax_2.0, whole genome shotgun sequence genomic window carries:
- the LOC138949049 gene encoding lamin Dm0-like: MTSRVRKSTTTTSFTSQSASGSETPGASGTSPRGRRERPPSPARSTRQQEQEDLQGLNDRLANYIDRVRYLEAENSRLSTQIQSTEEVVKREVSSVKHLYESELADARRLLDETAKEKARIQIEANKYKTDYEDLLAKYNRRDRDATAMERRVEGLEAQVADLTGKLSEADAPRKRLEKENSNLRAEIAALEKQLVTARKQLEQETLMRVDLENRVQSLKEDLSFKTQVYESELEESRVRTTTTIEEVDGRLEQEYEQRLLEALREIRQQHEVDLQTVRTELEILYENKIADLKTQAERSNSASGSAWDELRVTRKRCDELASELAKLKAENAGYDLRIRDLENQLAREREEFRIRLAAKDDELAELRLTLEEQLAEYGDLLEIKIRLDREIDAYRKLLESEESRLNISLDASQTSQSSRSPARGTPSGRGNKRKRVDISEAVEEYSQRSSSSGYARSASAKGGIDITEVDPEGKFVKLTNTTSKDIAVGSWQLQHIAGDQETIFKFHRSLVIKGGKTVTVWSSDSGTTHNPPADLVMKGKRWFVNDEMKTTLLDTEEAEMASCTMSKSSLRSVTSYSQRRSGPHDETDTGEGPDREKCVVM, encoded by the exons ATGACGTCCAGAGTAAGGaagtcgacgacgacgacgtctTTTACGTCGCAATCAGCATCAGGTAGCGAAACGCCAGGTGCGAGCGGCACTTCCCCCCGTGGTCGACGCGAGAGGCCGCCATCACCGGCTCGCAGTACCCGACAACAGGAGCAAGAAGACCTGCAGGGTCTCAATGATCGTCTGGCGAATTACATCGACAGAGTGCGCTATTTGGAGGCAGAAAATAGTCGTCTGTCCACCCAGATCCAGTCCACAGAGGAGGTTGTGAAGCGCGAGGTATCTTCAGTGAAACATTTGTACGAGAGTGAGCTTGCCGATGCCAGACGACTTCTGGACGAGACGGCCAAAGAGAAGGCCCGCATTCAGATCGAAGCCAACAAGTATAAGACGGATTATGAAGACCTCCTGGCAAA ATACAACCGCCGTGATCGTGATGCGACTGCCATGGAGCGTCGTGTGGAAGGACTTGAGGCCCAGGTTGCCGACCTGACCGGCAAGTTGAGCGAGGCTGATGCTCCTCGGAAACGTCTGGAGAAAGAAAATAGT AATCTACGGGCTGAAATAGCTGCCCTGGAGAAGCAGCTGGTGACAGCCAGAAAACAGCTGGAGCAGGAAACCCTGATGCGTGTGGATCTGGAGAACAGGGTGCAGAGTCTTAAGGAGGACCTCAGCTTCAAGACACAGGTCTACGAATCG GAGCTTGAAGAGTCCCGTGTCCGTACCACCACAACCATTGAAGAGGTTGACGGTCGTCTGGAACAGGAATATGAGCAGCGTTTGCTGGAAGCTCTGCGTGAGATCCGCCAACAGCACGAGGTGGATCTGCAGACTGTACGCACCGAGCTTGAAATACTCTATGAAAATAAG ATTGCTGACTTGAAGACACAGGCAGAACGCAGCAACTCCGCCTCAGGATCTGCCTGGGATGAGCTGCGTGTTACCAGAAAACGCTGCGATGAACTAGCTTCTGAGCTTGCCAAACTCAAGGCTGAG AATGCTGGCTACGATCTGCGTATCCGAGACTTGGAGAACCAGCTTGCCCGCGAGCGTGAGGAGTTCCGCATACGCCTGGCCGCAAAGGATGATGAATTGGCCGAGCTGAGGCTGACACTGGAGGAACAATTGGCGGAGTATGGCGATCTGCTGGAAATCAAGATCCGTCTTGATCGTGAGATTGACGCCTACAGGAAGCTGCTGGAGAGTGAAGAATCCAG GCTGAACATCTCACTGGACGCCTCGCAGACATCACAGTCAAGCCGTTCACCCGCACGCGGAACACCGTCGGGGCGCGGAAACAAACGCAAGCGTGTGGACATCTCAGAAGCTGTGGAGGAGTACAGTCAGAGGAGTTCCAGTTCTGGATACGCTCGGTCAGCTAGTGCCAAGGGCGGTATCGACATCACAGAGGTTGACCCCGAGGGCAAATTCGTCAAACTGACCAACACTACCTCAAAG GACATCGCAGTAGGATCATGGCAGCTACAGCACATTGCTGGTGACCAGGAAACCATATTTAAATTCCATCGCAGTCTGGTTATCAAAGGTGGAAAAACTGTCACC GTATGGAGCTCAGACTCTGGCACCACACACAATCCACCCGCCGACCTGGTGATGAAGGGCAAACGCTGGTTTGTGAATGACGAGATGAAGACCACCCTCCTTGACACTGAGGAAGCC GAGATGGCATCTTGcacaatgtcaaagtccagccTGCGCAGCGTCACGTCCTACTCACAGCGACGCTCAGGACCTCATGATGAGACCGATACTGGAGAG GGCCCAGACAGAGAGAAATGCGTTGTGATGTGA